A window from Triticum aestivum cultivar Chinese Spring chromosome 6D, IWGSC CS RefSeq v2.1, whole genome shotgun sequence encodes these proteins:
- the LOC123142366 gene encoding myb-like protein D — MEGGQSARMRRGCVFSRRAAGGALGRRSASIAEAVRGRVRSAAHECGQLAQSGNACGRGRRGPFSSLPSLLSWRPPPQLQLESKFHNCSHKIHLSNSHKSKFHWYNNNNFQGSNNHFHHNSHIRGRNHFHHNNHICSCNHFRSRNYHIRSRNHFDHNNHIHNRNHSISNHNNQFRSCSSNNNNNSNNNSNKNSSNNNSSSNNNNNSNNTSNNSTNSSSSSSNNNNNNNNSSSSSSSSSSSSSNNNNNNNNNNNNNNNKQQQQQQQQQQQQQQQ; from the exons ATGGAAGGCGGGCAGTCTGCAAGAATGAGGCGAGGATGTGTGTTTAGccggcgtgcagcgggcggcgccctcgGCCGGCGCTCTGCTTCCATTGCGGAGGCAGTGAGAGGCCGCGTCCGCTCTGCAgcgcatgaatgcgggcagctggcgcagAGCGGGAACGCGTGCGGGCGAGGGAGGAGGGG ACCATTCTCATCCTTGCCCTCCTTACTATCGTGGCGACCACCGCCACAACTGCAGTTAGAGTCCAAGTTCCACAATTGTAGCCACAAAATCCATCTCAGCAACAGCCACAAGAGCAAGTTCCATTGGTACAACAACAACAATTTCCAGGGCAGCAACAACCATTTCCACCACAACAGCCATATCCGCGGCCGCAACCATTTTCATCACAACAACCATATCTGCAGCTGCAACCATTTCCGCAGCCGCAACTACCATATCCGCAGCCGCAACCATTTCGACCACAACAACCATATCCACAACCGCAACCACAGTATTAGCAACCACAACAACCAATTTCGCagctgcagcagcaacaacaacaacaatagcaacaacaacagcaacaaaaacagcagcaacaacaacagcagcagcaacaacaacaacaacagcaacaacaccagcaacaacagcaccaacagcagtagcagcagcagcaacaacaacaacaacaacaacaacagcagcagcagcagcagcagcagcagcagcagcagcagcaacaacaacaacaacaacaacaacaacaacaacaacaacaacaacaaacagcagcagcagcagcagcagcagcagcaacaacaacaacaacaataa